cccgatTGAAATTCCGCGTGAAATTGTAAATCGATTAGTTAAAACTGAGAATCTTTGGCACGAAAGATCGAAATCGTTTTTGTtcaacccgctaagcgccacgcAGGGCATCATAAGTTCGATGTTTCCTTTTCCCAATGGGGTTCGAGACCAgggaagaaccttcgaccaagaaactctgtcgccaccagggattgaacccataaaccctcGATTGACGAGACCAGCGACCGGCGGCTTAACCCACAcggccactgcgcctctcAAATCGTTGATTGGACGAACATTTAGAGTCGAATATAAGAAAGACTAAAACGTTCGATATACGTACCCGTGTTCACCATGTTGACGAGGCTATCTGATAATCCGAGTTTGAATGAACGAACGGCAAGCTAGGTCTATGATACAATCCCGGTGATTCTAATCGCGTTATATAACGGGcaatgttttgattgacaCGTAAACCAACAGATATTAACCTTTAAATTAATTCGAATATGATTGTATTTGCTCATTTATATCTACTGAATTTATGAAATGGAATTGTATTTGATAAGGATCAGTTTGTTGTTGTATCTGTCACCCGATAAAGTACCGATTGTTATAAAAGTTATCTAATTTTACAAGTTGGGAGAATGCCATCTGCCACGAATGACCATCGTAACATTGATCTATATCTAGATTTATCATCAATGGAAATTTCCTGAAAATAATTGGAAAGTTGCTGCGCCCGTCTGTGTAAACACCGCTGATAGGAAATTTACGTCTTTTCCAGCTGCGGCACGCGAGTGAATCGGACGCCCACGGATGAGAATAACCGCTGGACGTAAACATTACAATAACTAATTCAAATTATCGCTCGTCATCAATCCAATATCTCTTCATTATTATTCTGCAAGTATTTATTCAGGCACCGTGTTGGACCGTAATGCGTTAAAAATCGATAAATCAAAACCACATAATGGGCAAATCTTATTTTAATGCTACGAGCTTCCGCGATTATGTACGCATAACTGGGCCTGTATAGGCCTAGCCAGTCTTTTCAAGTCAAAAATACACAAGCTTTATTTCAGTGTAATGACCTGTTACCCCTTATGTCACATAATTTAACTTAAAGCTACCGAGTgggtatttcattttcaggcaTATTCATTGTTCACGGGCTTGCATTTTTTCGTTAAGAGTAGAATCAGGATTTtgaatgtataatgtttatatgACCGGGtctgtattcaattgttaaacTACGGTTGAACGTCAAGTAGAATCGGTCGGTCGATTCGGCGTTGCTTTCAACATATCGCGCGCAATCCTCCTATTTTTAACCCCGCGGCGGATTTTAACCGGGTTCAAATACAGTTTTTAAGCATTTCGAAGACtcattaatcaaattaatattcgttgctgaaatatttcaCGTGGGAATATACGGTTGAGCGAATTCTGCCCACAGGGCGTCAGTCAACTAGTAGCATTTCAACGGAATCCGCGTGAGTAGAAACTGCCGAGGATCGTTGTGAAACTGTTTACTTTTTAGTAAGAAATAGTTTTTCTTAAACTTCAATTCTACATtcatttttagttcattttcaatcgctTAAACTCCGCCATTTGGATTAGTTACTTTTCAATTATACGCTTCAACTTAACAATCGTTTCTACATTTTCAGATCAACATTAGAGCTCATGTTTgattataagataaaaacccactatctacagattaaaagaatgtGAAAAcaagtatttatttattcaatctaaaatatataggatacacgacgtttcgatctcaccctagagatcatcgtcaagTGTGCTACACCTGACGATGGCCCACACCTGATGATGATCtctgggtttttatcttattatcctttcaccacgtttgagtgtggttaccGTTCTATCATGTTTGACTTCTTTTAACGCCTACTGGTGAATGGGTTAGGTGTACAAGCAAAGTGAAAACTGATCGGGGCCCCTACCGATAGTTCTTTAGCAGGActatatatgaattaaaacTCCCGAGGGCACCCTCCCACTGTGTGTCGCTTAAGTACTTAATTCGTCTTTTTTGTGATTAAATGTCATTCTTTCTTTCGCTCACGATTGAAGAAGTGTCGGGGGACCAGGGGACCATGAAACGGCGGCGTAGATTTGGTGTTGTCGGCGGTCAAACGTTCAAGCCACTGCCACCCGAAAACAAAATTccgagtaggcctactgatCCGTCGAGCGCagctagtttatacgtccatacCCACCCGGCAACAGTCAGTTGCATCATGAGCGGGGAAAAGCTCGTGGAATTACCGCGAAGATTTCTACGAGAATCGACGACAGGCTCTTTGGAAGAGCCATCGTCTGGACTCAGTCAAGCAGCGCATAACGCCCCCTGTACAGAAGAGGATTTAAAAACGGCATTGGTTTGGATAAGACAAGAAATAGTAAGTTATTATCGAGAAGGAAACGTAAAGATTTGTAGAGAGATTTATAAAGTCGAATACAATCTAACAATAATTCGGCCACTGAGATGTAAAGGTCTCaagtaaaaatgtaaatatttagagcaacgtttcggctaaagaccaTTAACCAAGAATTTCACATCTTTGGCTGAACTATTGTAGGATTACGCAAAttcatcttacacggatattgtgcaTCGTCTCAACTTATTGTAGCAAAGCCTATTGTGGCGTTTAACTCAGATAATTTGCCAGCTATGTACCCAGAGATACGTGAAACGTTTCTTATTGGTTAAATTtgcgaaaaagaaaaactatgtGGTTGAACCTGAAAAGAAATCAGCAATGTCATACACAACACACCTGGTCGATCTTCACTCGCTTGTGTGGATACgtagtagaaaaaaaaacttaaacttTATTCATTCATCCTGACGATGTCAATTGTATAAGGCAATTATGTAaggatatagaaaaacatgcaCATTAATACACttagaaacaaaatatttacagaacatttcaacatatatatgatattcattgataatttCGAGTCCTTCGTATTCAATAACTCGTAATATTTTAGCTCGGATGGATTTTCGTAATAGTAACTTGTTAGGTATCTTCCTCTCAGCTCGGTGTGACAAACGCAGATCATTAGATAATGGTATTCATCCCCAATTTCACCAGAATTACATATTGTACATAgtttttcttctttctttttcgtATATCTATCCTTTGCAATCGGTAAACAATGATTATTGGCACGGTAGTGTAGCAAATAGTGACAGAATTTTGgatatcctactgcacactagtgacatcTGTTGGATCCTCACGCGGCAGTAGCGTTGATGGGGCATTCGCAGTGGCATTCCaatttagatttctttgaaaaggtAAAAtactaaataaacaaatttcagTTTCAGATGCGGCAATTGGATCGATCATTGACCAAACAACTTTTAGACATAGACAACGCTATTACAGAGTTCAAGGACACTACCACTGCCATCGGTGAGAACGTCAGCGATTCTAGGATATCCCTGATATCCGACCTAGATATCCCTTCGGTGACAACATATCGGAGGTATCCACTTCAGGGCGATTCGGGAATGATCGAATACAGAGTTCGGACAGTGTCgacagtgctgccacctaatTCCCAAAGATTAAGTCGCAATCGAAAGTCGTCGGCTCCGATTTTGGAGCATACGTCATCGGAAAGGCAGCAAGCGACTTTTATACTGAAAATATgatcagttgattttgaaatgcaaAGTAACTGGTTACTTAGGCCTTGTCATTCACAAACTGGCCGTTATTAGTCAGCCATTCTATTTCATATCTGATTGGTTGATTCAAAACACCGGAATATATGATCGGTGAAAAACGATCATCGTAATTCTCGAACAGGCCACTAGGTGTCGTCTAAACCGagcaattttaaaaaaactggTCCTCTTGCGAATTGACTACCAGGATCAGCTTGTATGATGGGTATGATGGTGTGATGCGGTTAAGCCAAAAACGATCATGTCAATTCGGACACTGGTCACTGGATGTCACTTTCCTATCGTATTCATTATTCTATATAATATACTTTGCATAGGCTTTTAAGGCGATTATTGTGAACTTTATTTCGCTCTTTGAGGAAAGAATTTCCTCATTATAAAAACAACGACGATTTAACAGTCCACGGACAGCCCGAGGCTTAATGGCGACAACCCTGCTGAGAGTTAAATGGTCAGTTAAATCGCCATTTAATCGATTATGGCGTTTATCTTGCGCACGCTCTGTGTCCATGGTTACCTTAACATAACAAATTCTGATATTCCATTGTATTTTCCAAAGAGGAGAGTAAGATCGAGAATGAATGTCGTTTCATCGTTAACAGCAAAGTCCGGCGGCATACCCTTAATACAACATTTACATTGATCTTGTTGTGAATGTCGTATGGCTTCTAGTGAAATAAATTGGTTACACACGTTTCAGATAATAGTGAAATAATGATGCGTTGTTCTTATACGGCGCAAGGATCCAATAGTATAGTTCAAATGCGCCCTTCTGGGAAAATATCGTGGGAACTGAATGGCTCATTGACAACGATAATTGCAATGATGCATACGAATAGTGCAACTATTTTCGATTGATTTTTATCTGACTCTCGACTCGAAATTCGGACCCAGAAAGTTTAAGGTTAGTAGGATAAATCCAGGGACTAATTTCTTGATGAACTATCTAAATTCTTATGGGCGCCTTGATATCCAAAATGACATGtttaaatgggtttcatttaTTAAATTGGGTTCTTTCCCGGACTGAAATGCTTTTCAACAATAGGAAATCGGTGCTTTTCAGTGCGGTATTCATTGTCCTTAGGAATGTGGAAAGTTCTTCAAAGATTTTGCCCTTTGTAACCATAAACTCTGGGTTGTTTCTGGCTACGAGTTGGCGATTTAGAGCCAGATTTAAACTACACATGTTTATCCGGGTCCTGGTATTCGCTATTACAGaagaaaacacgaagattatTACACTGTATTGTTATGCATCATTAAAATTAcatgtatctttattatcgtTAAAGAGACATtcagtacataattggaaatttcaattttttaaatttttttaacaATCTTCCAACAAGTATTAACACATAAATGCCCCCGTATCATCAACAAGAAACATATTTGAAAGtctattgacgccttgaaaaataaaacatatcgCTCAATATTgtcaacaataaataatataatgtAGCATTaaagatcaataaagttattttaaaaatatcgatttgattggattgaattgaccggcagcAAAGTCTATGACCT
This genomic interval from Tubulanus polymorphus chromosome 8, tnTubPoly1.2, whole genome shotgun sequence contains the following:
- the LOC141910105 gene encoding uncharacterized protein LOC141910105, whose protein sequence is MKRRRRFGVVGGQTFKPLPPENKIPSRPTDPSSAASLYVHTHPATVSCIMSGEKLVELPRRFLRESTTGSLEEPSSGLSQAAHNAPCTEEDLKTALVWIRQEIFQMRQLDRSLTKQLLDIDNAITEFKDTTTAIGENVSDSRISLISDLDIPSVTTYRRYPLQGDSGMIEYRVRTVSTVLPPNSQRLSRNRKSSAPILEHTSSERQQATFILKI